The Allochromatium tepidum genome has a window encoding:
- the rsxA gene encoding electron transport complex subunit RsxA, whose translation MGVSGKLDSALGMGLATTFVLTLAAVAGWVLEHALLQPLGLGFLRILTFILVIAAVVQFTELAMRKISPTLYQVLGLYLPLITTNCAVLGVALLNVQEDHSFLQSALYGLGSALGFTLVMVIFAGMRERLALAQVPAAFSGVPIALIAAGLLSLAFMGFAGLA comes from the coding sequence ATGGGGGTGTCGGGCAAGCTCGACTCGGCGCTCGGGATGGGGCTGGCGACCACCTTCGTCCTGACCCTGGCGGCGGTGGCCGGCTGGGTGCTGGAGCATGCGCTGCTCCAGCCGCTCGGACTCGGCTTTCTGCGCATCCTCACCTTCATCCTGGTGATCGCCGCCGTGGTGCAGTTCACCGAGCTGGCGATGCGCAAGATCTCGCCGACGCTCTATCAGGTGCTGGGGCTCTATCTGCCGCTGATCACGACCAACTGCGCGGTGCTGGGCGTGGCACTGCTGAACGTACAGGAGGACCACAGCTTTCTGCAAAGCGCGCTCTATGGCCTGGGGTCGGCGCTCGGCTTCACCCTGGTGATGGTCATCTTCGCCGGGATGCGCGAGCGGCTGGCGCTGGCGCAGGTGCCGGCGGCCTTCTCCGGCGTGCCCATCGCTTTAATCGCCGCCGGGCTGTTATCGCTGGCGTTCATGGGTTTCGCGGGACTGGCCTAG
- a CDS encoding PAS domain-containing protein: MTGTTFNATPARVYEQLWRTILARQSWSGTLVNRTKWGGDYLAELTIAPVIDRDGDLKYFLGMHRDVTKVHELEGAVHQQKARLETGTRCRTGNHRRPAGGAARGRGAGERQQTPTWRCGHHGSGLCASAT; encoded by the coding sequence TTGACCGGCACCACGTTCAACGCCACCCCCGCGCGCGTCTACGAACAACTCTGGCGCACCATCCTCGCGCGCCAGAGCTGGAGCGGCACCCTGGTCAACCGCACCAAGTGGGGCGGGGACTATCTGGCGGAGCTGACCATCGCGCCCGTCATCGACCGCGACGGCGATCTCAAGTATTTCCTCGGTATGCACCGTGATGTGACAAAGGTGCACGAGTTGGAAGGTGCGGTGCACCAACAGAAGGCACGCCTGGAGACCGGTACTCGATGCCGCACCGGCAATCACCGCCGCCCTGCCGGCGGAGCCGCGCGAGGCCGGGGTGCGGGTGAACGTCAACAAACTCCGACATGGCGATGTGGCCATCACGGCTCGGGTCTATGCGCATCTGCGACCTGA
- a CDS encoding polyprenyl synthetase family protein, with protein sequence MDLSRIRQPVAEDIKAVDALILRRLQSDVVLINQIGHYIVNSGGKRLRPLSVLLAARACGYSGERHIDLAAIVEFIHTSTLLHDDVVDGSELRRNRETANVVWGNDASVLVGDFLYSRSFEMMVDVGSMRVMEVLAHATNRIAEGEVLQLLNERDPDTDEARYMEVISRKTATLFEAGTRLGAVLAESPPEIEDAIREYGLCLGIAFQLVDDALDYSVDNAELGKNVGDDLDEGKPTLPIIRAMDVGTPEQRALLRDAIEHGGRDRIESVTAAIASTDAIDYTTQLAQSYAARAKDALERLPASPANDALAMLADFAVARTY encoded by the coding sequence ATGGACCTTTCCAGGATTCGACAACCCGTCGCCGAGGACATCAAGGCCGTCGACGCCTTGATCCTGCGCCGACTTCAATCCGACGTGGTGCTGATCAACCAGATCGGACACTACATCGTCAACAGCGGCGGCAAGCGGCTGCGTCCGCTCTCGGTGCTGCTCGCCGCGCGCGCCTGCGGCTATAGCGGCGAGCGCCACATCGACCTCGCGGCCATCGTCGAGTTCATCCACACCTCGACCCTGCTGCACGACGACGTGGTCGACGGCTCGGAACTGCGGCGCAATCGCGAGACCGCCAATGTGGTCTGGGGCAACGACGCCAGCGTGCTGGTCGGCGACTTCCTCTACTCGCGCTCGTTCGAGATGATGGTCGATGTCGGCAGCATGCGGGTGATGGAGGTGCTGGCGCACGCCACCAACCGCATCGCCGAGGGCGAGGTATTGCAGCTGCTCAACGAGCGCGATCCGGACACGGACGAGGCGCGCTACATGGAGGTCATCAGCCGCAAGACCGCGACCCTGTTCGAGGCCGGCACCCGACTCGGCGCCGTGCTCGCCGAGTCGCCGCCCGAGATCGAGGACGCCATACGCGAATACGGTCTCTGTCTCGGCATCGCCTTCCAGCTCGTCGACGATGCGCTCGACTACAGTGTCGATAATGCCGAGCTGGGCAAGAACGTCGGCGACGATCTCGACGAAGGCAAGCCGACCCTGCCGATCATTCGCGCCATGGACGTCGGCACGCCCGAGCAGCGCGCCCTGCTACGTGATGCCATCGAGCATGGCGGACGCGATCGCATCGAATCCGTCACGGCGGCTATTGCGTCCACCGATGCGATCGACTATACTACGCAGCTCGCACAGTCCTACGCGGCACGGGCCAAAGACGCTCTCGAACGTCTACCCGCTTCGCCCGCGAACGACGCACTCGCCATGCTGGCGGATTTCGCGGTCGCTCGCACGTATTGA
- the rplU gene encoding 50S ribosomal protein L21, with the protein MYAVIQTGGKQYRVSEGDTVKIEKLTAEAGDSVDFEQVLMVADGDDVKVGKPYLAGGKVTATVESHGRAKKVKIIKFRRRKHHMKRQGHRQWFTAVKITGISAG; encoded by the coding sequence ATGTACGCGGTCATTCAAACCGGTGGCAAGCAATACCGGGTTTCCGAAGGTGACACGGTCAAGATCGAGAAGCTGACCGCCGAGGCCGGCGACAGCGTCGATTTCGAGCAGGTCTTGATGGTGGCCGATGGCGATGATGTCAAGGTCGGCAAGCCTTACCTGGCCGGCGGCAAGGTGACGGCGACCGTCGAGTCGCACGGCCGCGCCAAGAAGGTCAAGATCATCAAGTTCCGTCGTCGCAAGCATCACATGAAGCGCCAGGGCCACCGTCAGTGGTTCACGGCGGTCAAGATCACCGGCATCAGCGCCGGCTGA
- the rpmA gene encoding 50S ribosomal protein L27 codes for MAHKKAGGSSRNGRDSESKRLGVKIFGGQQIRAGGIIVRQRGTRFHNGVNVGCGKDHTLFALTDGVVKFITKGPKNRKFVTVESA; via the coding sequence ATGGCACACAAAAAAGCAGGCGGCAGTTCACGCAACGGCCGCGATTCCGAATCCAAACGACTGGGCGTCAAGATCTTCGGCGGCCAGCAGATCCGGGCGGGCGGCATCATCGTGCGTCAGCGCGGCACCCGTTTCCACAACGGCGTCAACGTCGGTTGCGGCAAGGATCACACCCTGTTCGCGCTGACCGACGGCGTGGTGAAGTTCATCACCAAGGGTCCGAAGAACCGCAAGTTCGTCACTGTCGAGAGCGCCTGA
- the cgtA gene encoding Obg family GTPase CgtA — MKFVDEAVIRVEAGDGGNGCVSFRREKYIPKGGPDGGDGGDGGSVYLIADNNINTLVDFRYLRKHRAERGENGKGKHMTGRSGQDLTVPVPVGTRVFDQATEELIGELLEPGQRLLVAQGGFHGIGNARYKSSTNRAPRQSKPGTPGERRDLFLELILLADVGLLGFPNAGKSSLIRKVSSARPKVADYPFTTLYPNLGVVRVGERRSFVIADIPGVIEGAAEGAGLGIHFLKHLARTRLLLHLVDIAPLDESPDPADQVRKIEAELDAFGAGLPDKERWLVLNKIDRLEPEDYEARRAQIVEQLDWRGPVHTISALTGAGTETLINDLMYRLEALKTDPDSTGTVQSDAGASDWDEFDDSATGDWHPLD, encoded by the coding sequence ATGAAATTCGTCGACGAGGCCGTCATTCGGGTCGAGGCCGGCGATGGCGGAAACGGCTGTGTGAGTTTTCGACGCGAGAAGTACATCCCCAAGGGTGGTCCGGACGGCGGTGATGGCGGTGACGGCGGCAGTGTCTATCTGATCGCCGACAACAACATCAACACCCTGGTCGATTTCCGCTATCTGCGCAAGCATCGCGCCGAGCGCGGCGAGAACGGCAAGGGCAAGCACATGACCGGGCGCAGCGGGCAGGATCTGACGGTCCCGGTTCCGGTCGGCACGCGCGTCTTCGATCAGGCGACCGAGGAGCTGATCGGCGAGCTGCTCGAACCGGGTCAGCGGCTGCTGGTGGCGCAGGGCGGTTTCCACGGCATCGGCAATGCGCGTTACAAGTCGAGCACCAACCGCGCGCCGCGTCAGTCCAAGCCGGGCACGCCGGGCGAGCGGCGCGATCTGTTCCTCGAACTGATCCTGCTGGCCGATGTCGGGCTGCTCGGTTTCCCGAATGCCGGCAAGTCGTCGCTGATCCGCAAGGTCTCCAGCGCGCGGCCCAAGGTCGCCGACTATCCCTTCACCACGCTCTATCCGAATCTGGGCGTGGTACGGGTCGGTGAGCGGCGCAGCTTCGTGATCGCCGATATTCCGGGTGTCATCGAGGGCGCGGCCGAGGGGGCGGGGCTGGGCATTCACTTCCTGAAGCATCTGGCGCGCACGCGCCTGCTGCTGCATCTGGTCGACATCGCCCCGCTCGACGAGAGTCCGGATCCGGCCGATCAGGTGCGCAAGATCGAGGCCGAGCTGGATGCCTTCGGCGCCGGGCTGCCGGACAAGGAACGCTGGCTGGTGCTCAACAAGATCGATCGGCTCGAACCGGAAGACTATGAAGCGCGGCGGGCGCAGATCGTCGAACAGCTCGACTGGCGCGGGCCTGTCCATACCATCTCGGCGCTCACCGGCGCCGGGACCGAGACGCTGATCAATGATCTGATGTATCGCCTGGAAGCGCTCAAGACCGACCCCGACAGTACCGGCACCGTTCAGTCCGACGCGGGCGCTTCCGACTGGGATGAGTTCGACGACTCGGCGACCGGCGACTGGCATCCTCTGGATTGA
- the proB gene encoding glutamate 5-kinase: MISRDRIPGTRRWVVKIGSALLTRDGQGLERAMLAPWVEQMSARRQAGHEIVLVSSGAVAEGMARMGWRRRPKTLHELQAAAAIGQMGLVRAYEDCFQARGLHTAQVLLTRDDLSDRARYLNARSTLRTLLKLGVIPVINENDTVATDELRFGDNDTLAALVANLIEADLLILLTDQDGLFDQDPRKNPDARLIPETWVSDPLLDEVAGGSVTGLGTGGMVTKVRAARLAARSGTPTIIAPGRGEQVLNRIGAGESVGTLLIPFQGPQAARKQWLAGHLQARGRLVLDAGAVRALREKGTSLLAVGVKAVQGRFNRGEVVICLDEAGQEIARGLVNYDADEAERIRGRPSSSFESILGYLDDEELIHRDNLVLT, encoded by the coding sequence ATGATCTCGCGAGACAGGATTCCAGGTACGCGGCGTTGGGTGGTCAAGATCGGCAGTGCGCTCCTGACGCGCGACGGCCAGGGCCTGGAGCGCGCCATGCTGGCGCCCTGGGTCGAGCAGATGAGTGCGCGCCGTCAGGCGGGTCATGAAATCGTGCTGGTGTCCTCAGGTGCCGTGGCTGAAGGCATGGCGCGCATGGGCTGGCGGCGTCGGCCCAAGACGCTGCATGAGCTGCAAGCGGCGGCGGCCATCGGTCAGATGGGGCTGGTGCGAGCCTATGAGGACTGTTTCCAGGCGCGCGGACTGCATACGGCCCAGGTGCTGCTGACACGCGACGATCTGTCCGACCGCGCGCGCTATCTCAATGCGCGCAGCACGCTGCGCACGCTGCTGAAATTGGGCGTGATCCCGGTCATCAACGAGAACGACACGGTCGCGACCGACGAGCTACGCTTCGGCGACAACGACACCCTGGCCGCGCTGGTGGCTAATCTGATCGAGGCCGATCTGCTGATCCTGCTCACCGATCAGGATGGGCTTTTCGACCAGGATCCGCGCAAGAACCCGGACGCCAGGCTCATCCCCGAGACCTGGGTCAGTGATCCGCTGCTCGATGAGGTCGCCGGCGGCAGCGTCACCGGGCTCGGTACAGGCGGCATGGTTACGAAGGTGCGTGCGGCGCGTCTGGCGGCACGCTCGGGGACGCCGACCATCATCGCGCCCGGACGGGGTGAGCAGGTCTTGAACCGCATCGGTGCGGGTGAGTCGGTCGGTACGCTGCTGATTCCCTTCCAGGGGCCGCAGGCGGCGCGCAAGCAGTGGCTGGCGGGTCATCTCCAGGCGCGTGGTCGGCTGGTGCTGGACGCGGGCGCGGTGCGTGCCTTGCGCGAGAAGGGCACCAGTCTGCTGGCCGTGGGCGTGAAGGCGGTGCAGGGGCGTTTCAATCGCGGTGAGGTCGTCATCTGTCTCGACGAGGCCGGACAGGAGATCGCGCGCGGTCTGGTCAACTATGACGCGGATGAAGCCGAGCGCATCCGGGGCCGTCCGTCGTCGAGTTTCGAGTCCATCCTCGGCTATCTCGACGATGAGGAACTGATCCATCGCGACAATCTGGTGTTGACCTGA
- a CDS encoding type III restriction-modification system endonuclease, with protein sequence MKLHFEPNLDYQLEAIEAVCDLFRGQEICRTEFTVTRQTSLAFAKSDPGVGDLGVGNRLTLLDDEILANLRDVQIRNGLAPSETLASGDFTVEMETGTGKTYVYLRTIFELNKRYGFTKFVIVVPSVAIKEGVYKSLQITEEHFKSLYAGVPFDYFLYDSAKLGQVRNFATRAGIQIMVVTVGAINKKDVNNLYKDSEKTGGEKPIDLIKATRPIVIVDEPQSVDGGLQGQGKAALDAMNPLCTLRYSATHVDKHHMVYRLDAVDAFEKRLVKQIEVASATIEDAHNKPYVRLISVSNKKGTISARVELDMQTAGGKVRRQEVTVQDGDNLEQTTGRAMYANCRIGEIRAAKGNEYLELRVPGGELYLKPGQAWGDVDALAVQREMIRRTIREHLDKEKRLRPQGIKVLSLFFIDEVAKYRSHDADGNPVKGDYARIFEEEYRRAANLPDYRTLFQEVDLTRAAEEVHNGYFSIDKKGGWTDTAENNASNRENAERAYNLIMKEKEKLLSFDTPLKFIFSHSALKEGWDNPNVFQICTLRDIQTERERRQTIGRGLRLCVNQQGERVRGFEVNTLTVVAMESYEQFAENLQKEIEEDTGIRFGVVEPHQFAGIPVSQPDGGTVPLGVEQSRALWEHLKAAGYIDAKGKVQDSLKQALKDDTLVVPEPFAAQRDQITAVLKKLAGRLEIRNADERRQVRTRQAVLHSPEFKALWDRIKHKTTYRVQFDNEKLIERCIRAVREAPAIPKTRLQWRKADIAIGKAGVEATERDGAATVVIDEGDIELPDLLTELQDRTQLTRRSIQRILSGSGRLKDFKRNPQAFIELTAEAINRCKRLAVVDGIKYQRLGDEHYYAQELFEQEELTGYLKNLLDANKGVYEQIVYDSDTERTFGDQLEKNDAIKVYAKLPGWFTVPTPLGSYNPDWAVLVEKDGAERLYFVVETKSGLFADDLRDKERAKIECGKAHFKALEEDGESPAHYVVARTVDEVLAAS encoded by the coding sequence ATGAAGCTTCATTTCGAACCCAACCTCGACTACCAGCTCGAAGCCATCGAGGCGGTGTGTGATCTGTTCCGCGGGCAGGAGATCTGCCGCACGGAGTTCACCGTCACGCGGCAGACGAGCCTGGCGTTTGCCAAGAGCGACCCGGGCGTCGGAGACCTTGGCGTCGGCAACCGTCTGACGCTGCTCGACGATGAGATTCTCGCCAACCTCCGCGACGTTCAGATCCGCAACGGCCTTGCGCCGTCGGAGACCCTGGCCTCGGGCGACTTCACGGTGGAGATGGAGACCGGCACCGGCAAGACCTACGTCTACCTGCGCACGATCTTCGAGCTGAACAAGCGCTACGGCTTCACCAAGTTCGTGATCGTGGTGCCGTCGGTGGCCATCAAGGAGGGTGTGTACAAGTCGCTCCAGATCACCGAGGAGCACTTCAAGAGCCTGTACGCGGGCGTGCCTTTCGACTACTTCCTGTACGATTCGGCCAAGCTCGGCCAGGTGCGCAACTTCGCCACCAGAGCCGGCATCCAGATCATGGTGGTCACCGTCGGGGCCATCAACAAGAAGGATGTCAACAACCTCTACAAGGACAGCGAGAAGACCGGCGGCGAGAAGCCCATCGACCTGATCAAGGCCACCCGCCCCATCGTTATCGTGGACGAGCCGCAGAGCGTGGACGGCGGCCTCCAGGGCCAGGGCAAGGCCGCGCTCGACGCGATGAACCCGCTGTGCACGCTGCGCTACTCGGCCACCCACGTGGACAAGCACCACATGGTTTACCGGCTGGACGCGGTGGATGCCTTTGAAAAGCGGCTGGTGAAGCAGATCGAGGTGGCCTCGGCCACGATCGAGGATGCACACAACAAGCCCTACGTGCGCCTGATCTCAGTGAGCAACAAGAAGGGCACGATCAGCGCGCGGGTCGAGCTGGACATGCAGACCGCGGGCGGCAAGGTGCGGCGGCAGGAAGTCACCGTGCAGGACGGCGACAACCTGGAGCAGACCACCGGCCGGGCGATGTACGCCAACTGCCGCATCGGCGAGATCCGCGCGGCGAAGGGCAATGAATATCTCGAGCTGCGTGTACCCGGCGGCGAGCTGTACCTGAAGCCGGGTCAGGCTTGGGGCGATGTGGATGCGCTGGCTGTGCAGCGCGAGATGATCCGCCGCACCATCCGCGAGCATCTCGACAAGGAGAAGCGCCTGCGGCCGCAGGGCATCAAGGTGCTGTCGCTCTTCTTCATCGACGAGGTGGCCAAGTACCGGTCGCACGACGCCGACGGCAACCCGGTGAAGGGCGACTACGCGCGCATCTTCGAGGAGGAGTACCGGCGCGCGGCGAACCTGCCCGACTACCGCACGCTCTTTCAGGAAGTGGACCTCACGCGCGCCGCCGAGGAGGTGCACAACGGCTACTTCTCCATCGACAAGAAGGGCGGCTGGACCGACACCGCCGAGAACAACGCCAGCAATCGCGAGAACGCCGAGCGCGCCTACAACCTGATCATGAAGGAGAAAGAGAAGCTGCTCAGCTTCGACACGCCGCTCAAGTTTATCTTCTCCCACTCCGCGCTCAAGGAAGGCTGGGACAACCCCAACGTCTTCCAGATCTGCACGCTGCGCGACATCCAGACCGAACGTGAGCGGCGCCAGACGATCGGCCGGGGCCTGCGCCTGTGCGTCAACCAGCAGGGCGAGCGCGTCCGCGGCTTCGAGGTCAACACGCTCACCGTGGTGGCGATGGAGAGCTACGAGCAGTTCGCCGAAAACCTGCAGAAGGAGATCGAAGAGGACACCGGCATCCGCTTCGGCGTCGTCGAGCCGCACCAGTTCGCCGGCATACCGGTTAGCCAACCCGACGGCGGCACGGTGCCGCTTGGCGTGGAGCAGTCCAGGGCGCTATGGGAACATCTCAAGGCCGCGGGGTACATCGACGCCAAGGGCAAGGTTCAGGATTCGCTCAAGCAGGCGCTGAAGGACGACACGTTGGTGGTGCCCGAGCCCTTCGCCGCGCAACGCGACCAGATCACGGCCGTGCTCAAGAAGCTCGCCGGGCGGCTGGAGATCAGGAACGCCGATGAGCGCCGCCAGGTGCGCACCCGCCAGGCGGTGCTGCACAGCCCCGAGTTCAAGGCGCTGTGGGACCGCATCAAGCACAAGACCACCTATCGGGTGCAATTTGACAACGAGAAGCTGATCGAGCGCTGTATCCGCGCGGTGCGGGAGGCGCCCGCGATCCCGAAGACGCGTTTGCAATGGCGCAAGGCTGACATCGCCATCGGCAAGGCGGGCGTGGAGGCGACCGAGCGGGACGGCGCGGCGACCGTGGTGATCGACGAAGGCGACATCGAGCTTCCCGACTTGCTCACGGAGCTGCAGGACCGAACGCAGCTCACGCGCCGCAGCATCCAGCGCATCCTGAGCGGCAGCGGGCGCCTCAAGGACTTTAAGCGCAACCCGCAGGCCTTCATCGAGCTGACGGCCGAAGCCATCAACCGGTGCAAGCGGCTGGCGGTGGTGGACGGCATCAAGTATCAGCGACTGGGCGATGAGCACTACTACGCGCAGGAGCTGTTCGAGCAAGAGGAGCTGACCGGCTACCTCAAGAACCTGCTCGACGCCAACAAGGGCGTCTACGAGCAGATCGTCTACGACTCGGACACGGAGCGAACCTTCGGCGACCAGCTTGAAAAGAACGACGCCATCAAGGTGTACGCGAAGCTGCCGGGTTGGTTCACCGTGCCGACGCCGCTCGGCAGCTACAACCCGGACTGGGCGGTGCTGGTGGAGAAGGACGGGGCGGAGCGGCTGTACTTCGTGGTCGAGACGAAGAGCGGTTTGTTCGCCGACGATCTGCGGGACAAGGAGCGGGCCAAGATCGAGTGCGGGAAGGCGCACTTCAAGGCGCTGGAGGAGGACGGAGAGTCGCCTGCGCACTATGTCGTGGCGCGGACGGTGGATGAGGTGCTGGCGGCTTCATGA
- a CDS encoding DUF4276 family protein, whose translation MSRLELLVEEPSMEEALRHLLPKIIGNRAEWKVINMRSKGRLMKELPDRLRGYKRRMDGGEEIKVIVLIDRDNDDCHALKRQLEDMARNAGLQTKTAAGTGGAAFQVVNRIAIEELEAWFMGDTAALQRAFTSLGGVRFPNSFNNPDNGGTWERLHHFLKQNGIYRNSFPKIDAARNIAKHMEPERNRSRSFQCFLQGVVACL comes from the coding sequence ATGAGCCGACTGGAACTGCTCGTGGAGGAGCCCTCCATGGAAGAGGCTTTGCGGCACCTGCTGCCGAAGATCATCGGGAATCGCGCCGAGTGGAAGGTGATCAACATGCGCAGCAAGGGGCGGCTCATGAAAGAGCTCCCTGACCGGCTCCGCGGCTACAAAAGGCGGATGGATGGAGGCGAGGAAATCAAGGTCATCGTCTTGATCGATCGGGACAACGACGACTGTCACGCCTTGAAACGGCAACTTGAAGACATGGCTCGCAACGCCGGATTGCAGACAAAAACGGCTGCGGGAACGGGTGGTGCTGCTTTCCAGGTGGTCAATCGCATCGCCATCGAGGAGCTGGAGGCTTGGTTCATGGGCGATACCGCGGCGCTGCAACGTGCTTTTACCTCGTTGGGCGGTGTCCGGTTCCCGAACTCCTTCAACAATCCCGACAACGGCGGCACCTGGGAGCGGCTGCACCATTTCCTCAAACAAAACGGCATCTACCGTAACAGTTTTCCCAAGATCGACGCGGCCCGGAATATTGCCAAACACATGGAACCCGAACGCAATCGCTCGCGCAGTTTTCAATGCTTTCTGCAAGGCGTGGTGGCCTGTCTATGA
- a CDS encoding AAA family ATPase codes for MSEFLEPPRVEALHVRNYRALRDVRLDYLTPLNVLLGPNGSGKSTVFDVFAFLSECFGEGLRKAWDRRGRFRELRSRDSEGPIVIELQYREKPGTPLITYHLEIDEKDRGPVVKREFLRWKRTHPGAPFYFLDYREGVGKVITGEQPESQDKRIEKPLSGPDVLAVNTLGQLAENPRVIALRHFITGWHLSYLSADAARGNPEAGAEERLSQTGDNLANVIQYLGEEHPERLNKIFETLKRRVPRIEEVTSRPLDDGRLLLQVKDAPFSSPVLARFASDGTLKMLAYLILLYDPEPPQLIGIEEPENYLHPRLLPELAEECDMASERTQLIVTTHSPFFIDRLRPEQVRVLYRGADGYTRAKRVADMPAIREFLAEGASLGDLWMEGHFDVGDPLAPEEGA; via the coding sequence ATGAGTGAATTCTTGGAACCGCCGCGTGTAGAGGCTCTGCATGTGCGGAATTACCGTGCCCTGCGAGATGTGCGCTTGGATTACCTCACGCCGCTGAACGTGTTGCTCGGCCCCAACGGCAGCGGCAAGTCCACGGTCTTCGACGTGTTCGCCTTTCTGTCCGAGTGTTTCGGTGAAGGACTGCGCAAGGCGTGGGATCGGCGAGGTCGCTTCCGGGAACTCCGGAGTCGGGATTCGGAAGGCCCCATCGTGATTGAGCTCCAATACCGGGAAAAGCCGGGCACGCCGCTGATCACCTATCACCTGGAAATCGACGAAAAAGATCGGGGGCCGGTGGTCAAACGTGAGTTTTTACGCTGGAAGCGGACCCACCCGGGGGCCCCCTTTTACTTTCTCGATTATCGCGAAGGAGTAGGCAAGGTCATTACCGGGGAACAGCCGGAATCGCAGGACAAACGTATTGAAAAGCCTCTTTCCGGACCGGATGTGCTGGCGGTGAACACTCTGGGGCAGCTCGCGGAGAACCCGCGGGTGATCGCCCTGCGCCACTTCATCACCGGCTGGCATCTTTCGTACCTTTCCGCCGACGCGGCACGGGGCAACCCGGAGGCAGGGGCGGAAGAACGGTTGTCCCAGACGGGCGACAACCTGGCCAACGTCATTCAATACCTGGGCGAGGAACATCCGGAACGCTTGAACAAGATTTTTGAGACCTTGAAACGCCGTGTCCCCCGCATCGAGGAGGTGACCTCCCGCCCGCTGGACGACGGCCGCCTGCTGCTGCAGGTCAAGGATGCACCCTTTTCTTCCCCGGTGCTGGCGCGCTTCGCCTCGGATGGAACACTGAAGATGCTGGCCTACCTGATCCTGCTCTACGATCCGGAACCACCGCAGCTCATCGGCATCGAAGAGCCGGAAAACTACCTCCACCCCCGGCTTCTGCCGGAACTGGCGGAAGAGTGTGACATGGCTTCGGAGCGCACTCAGCTCATCGTGACCACCCACTCCCCCTTCTTTATTGATCGGCTGCGTCCTGAACAGGTGCGGGTGCTCTATCGAGGCGCCGATGGCTACACCCGGGCGAAGCGGGTAGCGGATATGCCCGCCATCAGGGAATTTCTTGCAGAGGGGGCATCCTTGGGGGATCTGTGGATGGAGGGACATTTCGACGTGGGCGACCCCCTGGCTCCCGAGGAAGGGGCATGA